TTAAATACAAGAAAATTAGTAATTTCTAATAATGAAAACtttaattatgacaaaaaaaatctattaattatctttatatttattaattattatgacTTAAATCTTAATACGAATCTTTTTTAGATTATATGATTGAttcgaatatatattttttaaaatactataataaataaaacatcaatACATAGATATTCATAGGGcaaactactaaaatagtcacttttgtttggttcatgttacattttagtcacttatgtttgaaatgttacgttttagtcacttatgctatcatgttgtaacattttagtcattgaccCGTTAGTTTCTGTTAACGGTGTAACAATAAGCTGatgtgacacgttaaatcatcatttcaaacaaaaattctaggttaatttatacaatcggtcctcatattttttcgtttggagcaatttaatttttttcttttatgtttttttaactttctttcttttccattctcttatgTTTCTCACTTTGTTTTCCtcctttctccatttctttcaacGTAGTTTTgctaagttttatttttttgaacaatttaattttttcaagtgAGGCGAGCTTGTAGACTAGttacaaatggaaaacataaaaaaactatgttaaaagaaatgaacaagggaggaaaatagagggagaagcagaaaagaatggaaaaaaaagttaaaagaacttaaaataaaattttaaaattgtttaaaataaaaaaaatatagtgatcaattgtagaatttaacctagaatttttgtttgaaatgatgatttaacatgccacatCAGTTTAACGTTACACCAGTGTTGGcaattaacgactcagtgactaaaatgttacaacatgataacgtaagtgactaaaacgtaacatttcaaacataagtaactaaaatgtaacctaagtcaaataaaagtgactattttaatagtttacccgaTATTCATATCTATCTAGCAACAACAAAACTCCAATCAcataaagaacaaataaaaatatcctaaaaaaaaaattgacgGTAACGATTACTATAAATAATTACTTAAGAGTTAAGATGCAAGGTACACATTTTTTACTACATTGCCACGTTTTTCCTGCTAGCTTAGCTACTTTTCgagtatataataataaattatataacaaaaataattaatttgtttccttaaaaaaaataatttgttttttttggtCGAATTTCCTTCCACACAAAAACAACCAACCCGGACACCTCCCAACTGTCTATATTTATTCTTTAAGGTTTTTTTAATGAATTCTGTtgttacataatttaaaattacttaattaGTATATTATTTATAGTATTATTATATTAAGGGTATAATTCATCATTTATCCTGTTATATAATATAGGATTAAGTTAGATGCCGATTTAAATATATTagctatactttaatttttataaatattatctGCCTTTGAAAACTAGTTaacattaaatattattaatatatatattattttcatagtCAGATTCCTCATTTATTGTGCTAGACATAGAAAAtagttaattataaataattattaattcatGAATGTAATTTCCTTGGAAGTCAATGGCAATAATGTTGAGCCATACGGAATCTTCTATTATGAACAATTTAATTTAGCAGTCTAATTTATTTAACTCCATCGTCGAATTGGGAAATTCCACTCGAAGTTTTTTCTCAAACcaataacttttctaaaattacattaattatattgTGAGAAATATAATGTAAAATGAAATTGTCTGCTGCTTTATATGATTTTCccccattttttattatttatcttgtAATTAGTTAAAACAGTTTAATTAACATTTCAGCATGATTTTCGTGAAAACTAGATTGtgtttaaaagtaaaataaaaaagtatatttataatttcatcttTCTAAATTTAGAAGTGATAGATGTTTTTCCTACGTTAACCTTAAAAGTTGGAGAAAAAAACCCTACATATTATGTGAATGAAGAATCAAATAAAAAGCATACATAACATACATATTGTGAATAAGACTTGTATATTACAATTGCAGACagataaaaaatgaattttaaaataccaATAGCAATTTCCTTTTATTCTCAAATACTGATAGCAAGTATTTTTAAATATgagtattttaataaattttatggaAAACATAGATTTTGAAAAAACCCACAAAATATTGTGGCTGaaatcttttgttttgtttttttaataatacatTAAACTGTTTGGtggctttttttttcaaaattaaaatggGGAAATGCATACCTcgtttttcaaataaaacaaaaaaaaataattatgattactTTAAACCAAAATGTAGACAcacttttaattttatgtttattttactatcttcttaaaattcaaattacagtatgccatttattttataatttgatttttatgttCTTTCTTGAGCTAATTTCTAAGTAACATGaactttaattaaaaatttataatatatatttatagacCCTTATCGCTTATCAATGCCTTAGCATGTTACCTATTTATTTATTGCAAAAATGAAATCATGGGGCGGCGGACCACCTTGTCCTCCGTCGTCAACCTCTCATGGTGGAGGatgatataattttattttcattaatttaaaattttaaaattttaaaataattttttttcatttcagggGCCAACAGGCTAAGCTCCTGCCCCCAAGGCCCcaactttctttttatattttttctaataaCCTTATCTTAAACATAACTATTATCTAATAATAACTATATACTAGCTCCCGATCCCTCATCCCTAATTCACATTTAAAACTGTTGAATCAATCTTTCTAATATGTCTCTTGGATCATGTGAGAAATAGGGTGCATTATACAAAGGCTATTTTCTCTAGCTTTCCAAATTCCCAAGGTATGCTGCattattaatcattttttaaaggCTGAATAAAGTATATACAATCATTTCTACCTTTTTGTCAATATTCAATGGTCACCGTCTACAGTCTTTCATATtctaataaacatataatttatattaaatctataatttattatacataattttatgtttaataaaaatataacgtTTTCATATTGCATTAATTACACTTCGTTATTCTCGTGTATCCACGCTAAATTCCATGAATTAGTGTTGACAAACATTGATATGCTAATGTCTAAACTTGAAAAGCTTATCCCATAATACGCTTTTGGTGCCGATTTAGatgattaaaaaaaacaaacttcTATACTAAATATGTTAggttattatataaaaattagatattttaaaatatataatgcaATATTATGATTATTATCCTATGATTTCATTTTTTTCGATGATAATAAAGATTTACATGGTTCTAATATAGATTACTTCTGTAACTAATATactaaaaaatacatttatgaaACTATGGCCTTTTCTTGGACTAGAACCGGTAGGCCACCTCTGACGTTGGCAGTGAGACCAGGGGCAAACCTTGGTGTTTGTTTCGGATTGGAAACCCGAATGTTGAAACGACTGATAATGGCTAGAACCACGCATTTCATCTCCACCAAAGCCATTTCCTTCCCCAAACAAACCCTCTGCCCGGCTTGAAAAACTGGGTACTTGAACGGGTTTTCAGGAACATATCTACCGTCTTTCAACCATCGACCCGGTTTGTATTCAAGACAATTCGGGCCCCAAACCCGCTCCATCCGACCCATTGCATATGGATGGTAGGTCACCCTTGTCCCTTTCCTCACGAAGGTACAGTCAGGCAAAATGTCGTCTTCAAGAGCAAACTTTGAGTCGAATTGGATTGGTGGAAACAATCTCAAGCTTTCACACAATGCTGCATGTAAATAGTGCATGTCTCGCATTTGATCGTAACTTGCAATTTGTTGTAGACCATCGCTCGATCTCACGACCCTTTCGAGCTCCTCTCGAATGGCTGACTCAACTTCTGGATGTTGAGATAATAACCAGAAGAAGCTCGTTAAACCCGAGGCCACTGTGTCCCGACCAGCCAAGAGGAAACTTACAACAATGTCCCTTAGATACTTGTCGTCATTGATTGTTCCCATGAATCTCGACAAAAGATCATTACGGTCTGAAAAACCCTTTTCGCGCCTTTGGTTAATCATCTTTTGAGCCAACTCATCCACCAATTTAATGGCTTGTTTAAGTTGTTTTTCCGTACCCAAATTCAGTAACCTTTTGAGTTTCCATATCAAAGGCGACGATGCCCGCCCTCTTTGTGCCGATAATCTAGACGCTAAATCGAAAGCTTCAGCGAACTCCGAAACGGGCAATGATAACTCGAGGCAACCAGGGTCTAACCCGAAGGAGAATTTGCAGATATTATCGAACGAGAATCTTCGAAACACGTCTTGTAAATCTAAAACTTGTTGTTTACCAGAAACCGATGATAAAAGAGGGAGAAGCCTGGATTGAATCTCTGAGCTGACGATATCAAACCCGTGCCTTCTTATGGAAATGCTGCCAAGCTCAAGGCTGGCCATTTTCCTTTGAAACTTCCATGAATCACCATCGACGTTGAAAATACCTTTACCCAGAAGATCACCGAGGATAGCAGCGAAAGGCTTCCCTTTCGGGTAGTTTTCAAATCTTGTTTTGAGGATGTGCTCGACGTTTTCAGGGTTGACAGTGATGGTGTTGCCGAGAACATGGATATGGATGGTCCCAGTTGCAGATTTTTCAAGAAGGTGAGTGAACCAATCACAAAGATTATCGAATTCTTTGGTCCAGCTTGAAGTGAGATAAGCGTGACAGATTTCGCACTTACACCCGAGCTTCAACCTCAAAACAAAGATCACCACCGAAAACAAAGACAACAAGAGTGTAAAAGCGAAGAACATGAAGCAGAAAGCAGTGAACATGGAGGAAAACCACGAGTAAAGTCCTGAAACCattgaaaaaatcaaaaaataaataaagctttAACAATGAGAAGATGAAGGGAATGACGAGAACCATGCCATTTTATAACATTTGGTCTATCAATTGTTAATtaggaaaatgaaaagaaagtggGACcaataaaaggaagaaaaaacccagtatataattttattttaattcgcaTAGATTTTACTAATTTGTAGTCTGTAGCCGTTTGACACGAGAGAAAATATTCTGATTGTTACATGAATAACGCGTGCGCAAAATAAACACTGGGGTCCATTtatgagaaaaaggaaaacaGCCAATTTGGAACCATTCTAACCTCTCATTTGTTGTTAGCTGTGTTTCGCTGGTGGTGTATTTATTTCTACTTAATGtaaaaataagggtaaactacactcatggtcacttttgtttaccttaggttacatttcagtcacttatgtttgaaatgttacgttttagtcatttacgttattgtgttgtaacattttagtcactgagccgttaattgtcgttaatggtgtaatggtaagctaacgtggcacgttaaattatcattttaaacaaaaactttaggttaaattatacaattggtccccataatttttcgttttgagcaatttaattcttttatgttcttttaactttctttctttcttttctttattttccattctcttctgcttctccctctattttcctactttgtttatttcttttaacataccaGAAAGTCGAATTGGTAGTGAAGAAAGAAGCATGGTATGAGTTTATGAGTTTTGGTTATAGGCAAATGATGACAGTCGACTTCCTATTTCTTTTTTCACTGCCAATTTGACTTcctaatatgttaaaagaaatggaaaatatatgaaaacagagggagaaacaaaagagaatggaaaaaagaggaaagtttaaagaacataaaaaaaattaaattacttaaaatgaaaaaaatatggggatcaattgtataatttaacttaaattttttttgaaatgatgatttaacatgccacgtcagcttatcgttacaccattaacgacgattaatggctcagtgactaaaatgttacaacacaataatgtaaatgactaaaacgtaacatttcaaacataagcgactaaaatgtaacctaaggtaaaGAAAAGTGACTATGGGTGTAATTTACcgtaaaaataatgataatgataaaattaaatattataaaaatatgataaaagtaTCGTATTACATTTAATCATCCATTCGAATCCCACCTTAagtttttatttgcttttttaatatattatattatatctgcgtctttatatttctatttataatttttagattaaattattttcaattcttTGTTTTGATGAATTGCATCATGCCGACGAGACTAGAATGACGCTTGGAATTTGGACACAACGATGCAGTATTGACTACATCAAGgtgcttttttttctttctaacctGCGGTTTTATAAtgttgttttcaaaattaatatttatttggaGTGAACTGTTCGATTGGTTGTTTGATTGAATAGGTATAATttaaatttggattattttttattttttcaattttaaattaaatagttttaaatatattttatttataatttttaatgttttattatttttaaaattgtgagataattttaaatatattttaataatttttactattttgttgtgCAAATTTAAGCCGGGTTTGAACAAAAAATCTTACTCGAGGCTTGAAAAACAATAAACCTTATTTTATCtgtactttttcattttttaacctAATCTGACCATGAATAAATATACACTCTAcccaattattattttttaatttaaatgaaacatGATCCAATTCGATCATAAACAGTAAACATTGTGTtgttaaaacattatttaatataataattttagaaaTCCTTTTTGAAACACTAGAATTTTTCATGCAAGttaaccttctttttttttcttttttttcattctttcttccTTGACGGTGCTTTAAGAATATTTTGATAGAACGGAGAATCAACAAAGCACATGCTTTGGAATGTCACCAACatgaaaaatcataatatatatttaattcactaaaaaagaaaaaagtttactCGGTGGAAAAGTGGATTTTAAATAAGGTAGTTGAGATTTTTTATtataagaattttaattttatatgtaatgTTGTATATAACTTTTGATTTAATGTAAATTTTATATAAGCATAGcacttttaacattatttataTGACACTATTTCCTTTAAAATTATGTGGAAATTATTAAGTGGCATTTTACTAAACTAAAATAATGAATGAGCAAATTTTAATATtcacaaaaaaatatttctacgtaaacttaaattattttttaaa
The genomic region above belongs to Gossypium hirsutum isolate 1008001.06 chromosome D05, Gossypium_hirsutum_v2.1, whole genome shotgun sequence and contains:
- the LOC121217655 gene encoding cytochrome P450 94C1; translated protein: MVSGLYSWFSSMFTAFCFMFFAFTLLLSLFSVVIFVLRLKLGCKCEICHAYLTSSWTKEFDNLCDWFTHLLEKSATGTIHIHVLGNTITVNPENVEHILKTRFENYPKGKPFAAILGDLLGKGIFNVDGDSWKFQRKMASLELGSISIRRHGFDIVSSEIQSRLLPLLSSVSGKQQVLDLQDVFRRFSFDNICKFSFGLDPGCLELSLPVSEFAEAFDLASRLSAQRGRASSPLIWKLKRLLNLGTEKQLKQAIKLVDELAQKMINQRREKGFSDRNDLLSRFMGTINDDKYLRDIVVSFLLAGRDTVASGLTSFFWLLSQHPEVESAIREELERVVRSSDGLQQIASYDQMRDMHYLHAALCESLRLFPPIQFDSKFALEDDILPDCTFVRKGTRVTYHPYAMGRMERVWGPNCLEYKPGRWLKDGRYVPENPFKYPVFQAGQRVCLGKEMALVEMKCVVLAIISRFNIRVSNPKQTPRFAPGLTANVRGGLPVLVQEKAIVS